Proteins encoded together in one Candidatus Poribacteria bacterium window:
- a CDS encoding zinc-binding dehydrogenase, with amino-acid sequence MPANQQPAVVCHGPFDYRWEDVSVPAAGPGEVVIDVSACGICASDVKCFTGAPLFWGDEDRAGYVQGPVVPGHEFIGTVVELGDGAASRHGLAVGDTAIAEQIVPCGACRYCQRGQYWMCQVHDIFGFRKSVHGGWTRRMAFPENARVYRVPDSIPSWQAALIEPLACSIHAVERGEIALGDTVVIAGMGPLGLGMVAAARLKSPARLVAVDLSDRRLEVAQALGADETVNPSTDGAVQRVLDMTEGYGCDVYIEATGHPAAVRQGLLMLRKLGTFVEFSVMREPVTVDWTIIGDTKELNIHGSHLGPYCYPIAIDMLARGRIDASKIVTHRLPLGSYVEGIELVRSGADSIKVLLEPDR; translated from the coding sequence ATGCCAGCGAACCAGCAACCCGCCGTCGTGTGCCACGGGCCCTTCGACTACCGATGGGAGGACGTTTCGGTTCCTGCTGCCGGACCGGGTGAGGTGGTGATCGATGTGTCGGCGTGCGGCATCTGCGCGAGCGACGTCAAGTGCTTCACCGGAGCTCCCCTGTTCTGGGGAGATGAGGACCGTGCCGGATACGTCCAGGGACCCGTCGTGCCGGGGCACGAGTTCATTGGAACCGTCGTCGAGCTCGGAGACGGCGCTGCGAGCCGCCACGGGCTGGCTGTCGGTGACACCGCCATCGCGGAGCAGATCGTGCCCTGCGGCGCGTGTCGGTACTGCCAACGCGGGCAGTATTGGATGTGCCAGGTGCACGACATCTTCGGCTTCCGAAAGTCGGTGCACGGCGGATGGACGAGGCGGATGGCGTTCCCGGAGAACGCTCGCGTGTACCGCGTTCCCGATTCGATCCCGTCGTGGCAGGCGGCGCTGATCGAGCCCCTGGCGTGTTCGATCCACGCCGTCGAGCGCGGGGAGATCGCATTGGGCGATACCGTCGTGATCGCCGGTATGGGTCCGCTGGGTCTCGGTATGGTCGCTGCGGCGCGTCTGAAGAGCCCGGCGCGTCTGGTCGCCGTCGACCTGAGCGACCGTCGGCTCGAAGTCGCGCAGGCTCTCGGAGCGGACGAGACGGTGAATCCGTCCACCGACGGCGCCGTCCAGCGGGTGCTCGACATGACCGAGGGATACGGGTGCGACGTGTATATCGAGGCGACCGGGCACCCGGCGGCGGTTCGTCAGGGACTTCTCATGCTGCGCAAGCTGGGGACGTTCGTCGAGTTCAGTGTGATGCGCGAGCCCGTCACGGTCGACTGGACGATCATCGGCGACACGAAAGAGCTCAACATCCACGGGTCGCACTTGGGGCCCTACTGTTATCCCATTGCCATCGACATGCTCGCGCGCGGCAGGATCGACGCCTCGAAGATCGTGACGCACCGGCTCCCGCTCGGTTCGTACGTGGAAGGTATCGAGCTGGTACGCTCGGGTGCCGACTCGATCAAGGTTCTGCTTGAACCGGACAGGTAG